In Salinibacterium sp. dk2585, a single window of DNA contains:
- a CDS encoding PP2C family serine/threonine-protein phosphatase: MTEIGENTANHRIAIPSGGEIELAWGVATHTGHRRKHNEDSYVASPPLFAVADGMGGHSAGDLASAAVVRRLSEANEGPFGAPAEIGAALRLATQDIGEVSDEASLGVGTTVTGAMLTIEEGELAWLVFNVGDSRVYVLQDDRLAQITVDHSVVQEMVDAGMIAAGDAESHPDSNIITRAVGFNADPVPDFWHIPVREGMRLLLCSDGLTKEVDARIIGEILAAGTSCSEVVQELVVRALDAGGRDNVTAVVIDVVAAPDDAAGAPVTQEQQPQGDDEDTIPRTATLPTQE; encoded by the coding sequence GTGACCGAGATCGGCGAGAACACGGCGAACCACCGCATCGCCATCCCCTCGGGCGGCGAGATCGAGCTCGCCTGGGGCGTCGCCACGCACACGGGGCACCGTCGAAAGCACAATGAGGACAGCTACGTGGCTTCGCCGCCGCTCTTCGCGGTTGCGGACGGCATGGGCGGCCACTCGGCCGGTGACCTCGCGAGCGCCGCCGTCGTGCGCCGCCTCTCGGAGGCGAATGAGGGGCCGTTCGGCGCTCCAGCTGAGATCGGCGCGGCCCTGCGTCTCGCGACGCAGGACATCGGCGAGGTCAGCGATGAGGCGAGCCTCGGCGTGGGTACGACCGTGACGGGGGCCATGCTGACGATCGAGGAGGGCGAGCTCGCCTGGCTCGTCTTCAATGTCGGCGATTCCCGTGTCTACGTGCTCCAGGATGACCGTCTCGCGCAGATCACGGTCGACCACTCGGTCGTGCAGGAGATGGTCGATGCCGGCATGATCGCCGCGGGTGACGCCGAGTCCCACCCTGACAGCAACATCATCACGCGGGCGGTCGGCTTCAACGCCGACCCCGTTCCCGACTTCTGGCACATTCCCGTGCGCGAGGGGATGCGCCTCCTGCTCTGCTCCGATGGCCTCACGAAAGAGGTCGATGCGCGCATCATCGGCGAGATCCTCGCGGCGGGCACGAGTTGCTCTGAGGTCGTGCAGGAGCTCGTGGTGCGGGCGCTCGATGCCGGTGGGCGTGACAACGTGACCGCCGTCGTCATCGACGTCGTTGCCGCACCGGATGACGCGGCGGGTGCCCCCGTGACCCAGGAGCAGCAGCCGCAAGGCGACGACGAAGACACGATTCCCCGCACGGCCACACTTCCCACGCAGGAGTAA
- a CDS encoding FHA domain-containing protein yields the protein MERDVEDTVIRPSRSGALDTEPDDADTRLVTRLRPPAVEAQPLGVATPHPDAATRSSSQGTDAPQESPAPNPAVASTYRFTVNSHEPIELDRPAHIGRRPSLPRVPQRVRPRLVRVPSPKQEVSSTHLEVRQEGASVVLTDLRSTNGTTVTMPGATPRALRPGESLVVTPGTVVDIGDGNVLEILPLQRTTGERSMIQGAPQ from the coding sequence GTGGAGCGCGACGTCGAGGACACGGTCATCAGGCCGTCGCGCTCGGGCGCGCTCGACACGGAACCCGACGACGCCGACACGAGACTCGTCACCCGCCTCCGGCCGCCTGCGGTCGAGGCGCAGCCGCTCGGTGTCGCTACACCGCATCCGGATGCGGCGACACGGTCCTCCTCGCAGGGCACGGATGCTCCACAGGAGAGTCCGGCTCCGAACCCCGCCGTCGCGTCGACCTACCGCTTCACGGTCAACTCCCACGAGCCCATCGAGCTCGACCGTCCCGCACACATCGGCAGGAGGCCCAGCCTCCCCCGTGTGCCGCAGCGAGTGCGACCCCGCCTCGTGCGGGTGCCATCGCCCAAACAGGAGGTGTCGAGCACGCACCTCGAGGTGCGACAGGAGGGGGCATCCGTCGTCCTCACCGACCTGCGCTCGACCAACGGCACGACCGTCACGATGCCGGGGGCCACCCCGCGGGCGCTTCGCCCGGGGGAGTCGCTCGTCGTCACTCCCGGCACGGTCGTCGACATCGGCGACGGCAATGTGCTCGAGATCCTTCCCCTTCAGCGCACGACCGGAGAGAGATCCATGATCCAAGGAGCCCCGCAGTGA
- a CDS encoding IclR family transcriptional regulator C-terminal domain-containing protein: MASVTGEPVHRAVPPTLPAGASGVQSLARGLSVIRAFDAEHSEMSLSEVARRTGLTRATARRFLHTLCELGYMRTDGKVFALTVRVLDLGYSYLSGLQLQDLAMPHLEQLAARVEETTSISVLDGTDIVYVARVPTRRIMSIGITIGTRFPAYATSMGRVLLAALPTEEVLRRYDVVPLERRTSRTIATIPDLLGELERVREQGWSLTDQELEHGLRSMAMPIADARGRTLAAVNVSSHVSTRDTESFRSLVECPLADAVAGIEAELARTSAVSRLMVSG, translated from the coding sequence ATGGCGTCAGTGACGGGCGAGCCCGTGCACCGCGCCGTGCCGCCGACACTGCCCGCCGGGGCATCCGGGGTCCAGTCGCTTGCACGCGGCCTGTCGGTCATCCGTGCCTTCGACGCGGAGCACTCCGAGATGAGCCTCAGCGAGGTCGCGCGTCGCACGGGACTCACGCGGGCGACGGCGCGCCGCTTCCTGCACACGCTCTGCGAGCTCGGCTACATGCGCACCGACGGCAAGGTCTTTGCACTGACCGTGCGGGTGCTCGACCTCGGCTACAGCTACCTCTCGGGCCTGCAACTGCAGGACCTCGCCATGCCGCACCTCGAGCAGCTTGCCGCACGGGTCGAAGAGACGACGTCGATCTCCGTGCTCGACGGCACCGACATCGTCTATGTGGCTCGCGTGCCCACGCGCAGGATCATGAGCATCGGCATCACGATCGGCACACGCTTTCCCGCCTACGCGACCTCGATGGGGCGGGTGCTCCTCGCGGCGCTGCCGACGGAGGAGGTCCTGCGCCGCTATGACGTCGTGCCGCTCGAGCGCCGCACGAGTCGCACGATCGCGACCATTCCCGACCTGCTGGGGGAGCTCGAGCGCGTGCGCGAGCAGGGCTGGTCGCTCACCGACCAGGAGCTCGAGCACGGCCTGCGGTCGATGGCCATGCCGATAGCGGATGCCCGGGGCCGCACGCTCGCGGCGGTCAACGTCTCCTCGCACGTGAGCACGCGCGATACCGAGTCGTTCAGGTCACTCGTGGAGTGCCCTCTCGCGGACGCCGTCGCGGGCATCGAGGCGGAGCTCGCCCGCACGAGCGCCGTCTCGCGCCTCATGGTCTCCGGCTGA
- a CDS encoding ABC transporter ATP-binding protein, which produces MTNDTSSTHSTASTRTIKTSRTESITIPEGVALSVQHIKKVYQTDAGDIEAVRDLHFDIREGEFVCLVGPSGSGKTTLLKCIAGLLAPTSGIVALDGKLVTGPPKGLAVVFQEYGRSLFPWMNIRDNVELPLKNQGVAKAERDRLVDEALQAVGLDHVPKSYPWQLSGGMQQRVAIARAVAYQPKVLLMDEPFAAVDAQTRADLEDLVRRVWKQLGITVLFVTHDIDESVYLGERVVVLSSSPTVVQEDLHIDLPEERDQLSTRSLPRFTELRGHVYEQIQRAKAEAATGSTATRTP; this is translated from the coding sequence ATGACGAACGACACAAGCAGCACACACAGCACCGCCAGCACGAGAACCATCAAGACGAGCCGCACCGAGTCGATCACGATTCCCGAGGGCGTGGCCCTCTCGGTGCAGCACATCAAGAAGGTGTACCAAACGGATGCCGGCGACATCGAGGCCGTGCGCGACCTGCACTTCGACATCCGCGAGGGGGAGTTCGTGTGTCTCGTCGGGCCCTCCGGCTCGGGCAAGACGACGCTGCTCAAGTGCATCGCGGGCCTCCTCGCCCCGACCTCCGGCATAGTCGCCCTCGACGGGAAGCTCGTCACCGGGCCGCCCAAGGGCCTCGCGGTCGTGTTCCAGGAGTACGGCCGCAGCCTGTTCCCCTGGATGAACATCCGCGACAACGTCGAATTGCCGCTCAAGAACCAGGGCGTCGCCAAGGCGGAGCGTGACCGCCTCGTCGACGAGGCGCTGCAGGCCGTCGGCCTCGACCACGTGCCGAAGAGCTACCCCTGGCAGCTCTCGGGCGGCATGCAGCAGCGCGTCGCGATCGCCCGTGCCGTCGCCTACCAGCCCAAGGTGCTGCTGATGGACGAGCCCTTCGCGGCCGTTGACGCCCAGACCCGTGCCGACCTTGAGGACCTCGTACGCCGCGTGTGGAAGCAACTTGGCATCACGGTGCTCTTCGTGACGCACGACATCGACGAGTCGGTATACCTGGGCGAGCGCGTCGTCGTGCTCTCCAGCTCGCCGACCGTGGTGCAGGAAGACCTGCACATCGACCTGCCCGAGGAGCGCGACCAGCTGTCGACGCGGTCGCTGCCGCGCTTCACGGAACTGCGCGGGCACGTCTACGAGCAGATCCAGCGGGCGAAGGCGGAGGCCGCAACCGGTTCCACCGCGACGCGCACCCCCTAG
- a CDS encoding ABC transporter permease: protein MSLLKRFAYFVGLPVVLLILWWALTIGNTNFFVPKPLQLFEIFGDVWFGERMTRDVLPSIGRILVGIVVSIIAGVVLGILIGSVRVLRMLMEPALEFLRAIPPPVIIPVFALVMGINDQMRIAVIVFGCIWPVLLNTIEGVRAVDSVLNDTCAVYGIRGGARLRHLVLRAASPQIMTGVRQSISIGLILMVISEMLGSASSGLGHTIVQFQRTFAVPEMWTGIILLGLLGVALSLIFQFTEKRVLRWYHGLREVDR, encoded by the coding sequence ATGAGCCTCCTCAAGAGATTCGCCTACTTCGTAGGACTCCCCGTCGTGCTGCTGATCCTCTGGTGGGCGCTCACGATCGGGAACACGAACTTCTTCGTGCCCAAGCCGCTCCAACTCTTCGAGATCTTCGGCGACGTGTGGTTCGGCGAGCGCATGACACGCGATGTGCTGCCGAGCATCGGCCGCATCCTCGTCGGCATCGTCGTGTCGATCATCGCGGGCGTCGTACTGGGCATCCTGATCGGTTCGGTGCGGGTGCTCCGGATGCTCATGGAACCCGCACTCGAGTTCCTCCGCGCGATCCCACCGCCCGTCATCATCCCGGTCTTCGCGCTCGTCATGGGCATCAACGACCAGATGCGCATCGCCGTGATCGTCTTCGGCTGCATCTGGCCCGTGTTGCTCAACACGATCGAGGGCGTCAGGGCCGTGGACTCCGTGCTCAACGACACCTGTGCGGTCTACGGGATCAGGGGCGGGGCCCGCCTGCGTCACCTGGTGCTGCGTGCCGCGAGCCCCCAGATCATGACGGGGGTGCGCCAGTCGATCTCGATCGGCCTCATCCTGATGGTCATCTCCGAGATGCTCGGCAGCGCATCGTCTGGCCTCGGCCACACGATCGTGCAGTTCCAGCGCACCTTCGCGGTGCCCGAGATGTGGACAGGCATCATCCTGCTTGGCCTGCTCGGCGTCGCGCTTTCCCTGATTTTCCAGTTCACCGAGAAGCGCGTGCTTCGCTGGTACCACGGCCTGAGAGAGGTTGACCGATGA
- a CDS encoding ABC transporter permease — MTVAASPPGGPARRVPWTQHSLAAPVLGVVGIILFLAVWEVASRTGLVNPRFFPPASDVLVRLGTDLVSASFWTSVGQTMTSWVIGLAISAVAATVIGFVIGGSNFLRKATHTTIEFLRPIPSVALIPLAVLLFGVSIESALLLIVYASFWQILIQVLYGTADVDSVAMDTARSYGLGWWARVRHVVWPTTLPYLITGLRLAAAVALVLAITAELVIGTPGIGKQIELNRSGGSVVAMYSLVLATGIIGVIINMVMRFIEKRVLRWHASVRKDVAV; from the coding sequence GTGACAGTCGCAGCATCCCCACCCGGTGGCCCCGCGAGACGGGTGCCCTGGACCCAGCATTCCCTTGCGGCCCCAGTGCTGGGTGTCGTGGGAATCATCCTCTTCCTCGCCGTATGGGAGGTCGCGTCACGCACGGGCCTCGTGAACCCGCGCTTCTTCCCACCGGCAAGTGATGTGCTCGTGCGTCTCGGCACAGACCTCGTCTCGGCGAGCTTCTGGACGAGCGTCGGCCAGACCATGACGAGCTGGGTCATCGGCCTCGCGATCTCCGCGGTCGCGGCGACCGTGATCGGCTTCGTCATCGGGGGAAGCAACTTCCTGCGCAAGGCGACCCACACGACGATCGAGTTCCTGCGTCCGATCCCCTCGGTCGCGCTCATCCCCCTCGCCGTGCTCCTCTTCGGCGTGAGCATCGAGTCGGCGTTGCTGCTCATCGTCTACGCGTCGTTCTGGCAGATCCTCATCCAGGTGCTCTACGGCACGGCGGATGTCGACAGCGTGGCGATGGACACGGCGCGGAGTTACGGACTGGGATGGTGGGCCCGCGTCAGGCACGTCGTGTGGCCGACGACCCTGCCATACCTCATCACCGGGCTTCGACTCGCTGCGGCGGTCGCGCTCGTGCTGGCGATTACGGCGGAACTCGTGATCGGAACGCCAGGCATCGGCAAGCAGATCGAACTCAACCGCTCGGGCGGCAGCGTGGTCGCCATGTACTCGCTCGTGCTCGCGACGGGCATCATCGGCGTGATCATCAACATGGTCATGCGCTTCATCGAGAAGCGTGTGCTGCGCTGGCACGCCTCCGTGCGGAAGGACGTGGCGGTATGA
- a CDS encoding ABC transporter substrate-binding protein, with the protein MKRQVFTATAVLGVLALAACSGSGGGATPGEDGELTPVSAAVIPIADTAAIWLGVDQGFFEEEGLDVTIDTAGGGAAIVPGVVSGDYDFGFSNYVSLMFANEQFGTDTPMSLSVVANGVTASEDLEKDFGGVVVRADSDIQTAADLAGRSVSVNTLANIGDSTVSQIVADDGGDASTIEFIEVGFPDAPAALENGQVDAAWIVEPFLTQAVDAGARVLFYNFNGFDPELDVAGYFTSAQTIQQKPEVVDAFRAAMQRSLEYAGDNPDEVRRILATYTEISPELIEQIALPRFRADVNLDAAQKLANAAVEFSGLSTAPQLDTFFVLD; encoded by the coding sequence ATGAAGAGGCAGGTTTTCACAGCAACGGCAGTATTGGGCGTGCTCGCGCTCGCGGCATGCTCAGGCTCAGGTGGCGGCGCCACCCCCGGCGAGGACGGTGAACTGACACCGGTCAGCGCCGCCGTCATCCCCATCGCTGACACGGCAGCCATCTGGCTCGGCGTCGATCAAGGCTTCTTCGAAGAGGAGGGCCTCGACGTCACGATCGACACGGCCGGTGGTGGCGCGGCAATCGTGCCCGGCGTCGTGAGCGGCGACTATGACTTCGGCTTCAGCAACTACGTGTCGCTCATGTTCGCCAACGAGCAGTTCGGCACAGACACGCCCATGAGCCTCAGCGTCGTCGCCAACGGCGTCACCGCAAGTGAAGACCTCGAGAAGGACTTCGGCGGGGTTGTCGTGCGTGCCGACTCCGACATCCAGACAGCCGCGGACCTCGCAGGACGCTCCGTCTCGGTCAACACGCTCGCCAACATTGGCGACAGCACCGTGAGTCAGATCGTGGCGGACGACGGCGGCGATGCCTCGACGATCGAGTTCATCGAGGTCGGCTTCCCCGACGCGCCGGCGGCGCTCGAGAACGGCCAGGTCGACGCGGCCTGGATCGTCGAGCCCTTCCTGACCCAGGCGGTCGACGCAGGCGCCAGGGTGCTCTTCTACAACTTCAATGGTTTCGACCCCGAGCTGGATGTCGCCGGGTACTTCACGAGCGCACAGACGATCCAGCAGAAGCCCGAGGTCGTCGACGCGTTCCGTGCGGCCATGCAGCGCTCGCTCGAGTACGCGGGTGACAACCCCGACGAGGTGCGTCGCATCCTCGCCACCTACACCGAGATCTCTCCCGAACTGATCGAGCAGATCGCGCTCCCGCGCTTCCGCGCCGATGTCAACCTTGACGCGGCACAGAAGCTTGCGAATGCTGCTGTCGAGTTCAGCGGTCTCTCGACCGCACCCCAGCTCGACACCTTCTTCGTACTCGACTGA
- the pcaC gene encoding 4-carboxymuconolactone decarboxylase, with product MTMAREGRTNQESYDEGMAVRRQVLGANHVDRATQGITPATADFQELITRYAWGEIWTRPGLDRRMRSAITLTALIAHGHLEELAMHLRAAQRNGLSREEIVEVVLQSAIYCGVPAANSAFAVVKSVFAEDAPTD from the coding sequence ATGACCATGGCACGAGAAGGCCGCACGAACCAGGAGAGCTACGACGAAGGCATGGCCGTGCGCAGGCAGGTGCTCGGCGCCAACCACGTCGACCGCGCCACGCAGGGCATCACGCCAGCGACGGCGGACTTCCAGGAACTCATCACGCGTTATGCGTGGGGCGAGATCTGGACGCGTCCGGGACTAGACCGCCGCATGCGCAGCGCGATCACCCTGACAGCGCTCATCGCGCACGGGCACTTGGAGGAGCTCGCAATGCACCTGCGCGCCGCCCAGCGCAACGGCCTGAGCCGCGAGGAGATCGTCGAGGTCGTGCTCCAGTCGGCCATCTATTGCGGCGTGCCCGCAGCGAATTCGGCCTTCGCCGTCGTCAAGTCGGTCTTCGCGGAGGACGCCCCCACCGACTGA
- a CDS encoding alpha/beta fold hydrolase produces the protein MTQPVLAGIAVEGSSGPALVLGQSLGTSSILWARAIPQLKRHFTILSVDLPGHGQSPAAREAFTVAELADAVVDTARHAGMDEFHYAGVSLGGQVALELALRHPERVLGASIICSSAKIGSEDAWRERAATVRQQGTPVLVSGSAERWFAPGFIEEQPEASGALLNSLAFADDESYALCCEALASSDIRPRLGEISVPLLALWGDLDSVITPEEARSVADAVPGGIGVEIVGAAHLAPVEKPEAVASALIDTFITTPRKGA, from the coding sequence GTGACGCAGCCGGTGCTGGCAGGAATCGCGGTCGAGGGGAGCAGCGGGCCGGCCCTGGTGCTCGGCCAATCGCTCGGCACCTCGAGCATCCTTTGGGCTCGTGCGATCCCGCAGTTGAAGCGGCACTTCACGATCCTCTCGGTCGACCTGCCGGGTCACGGCCAGTCTCCCGCGGCACGCGAAGCCTTCACGGTCGCGGAACTCGCGGATGCCGTGGTCGATACCGCGCGCCACGCTGGCATGGACGAGTTCCACTATGCGGGCGTCTCGCTCGGCGGCCAGGTGGCTCTGGAACTCGCGCTACGGCATCCGGAGCGGGTCCTGGGAGCCTCGATCATCTGTTCTTCGGCGAAGATCGGCAGCGAGGATGCCTGGCGGGAGCGCGCCGCGACCGTGCGGCAGCAGGGCACCCCGGTCTTGGTCTCGGGCTCGGCCGAGCGCTGGTTCGCGCCCGGCTTCATCGAGGAGCAGCCGGAGGCATCCGGCGCGCTGCTCAACAGCCTCGCCTTTGCGGACGATGAGAGCTACGCGCTGTGCTGCGAGGCGCTCGCGTCAAGCGACATCCGGCCCCGCCTTGGTGAGATCTCGGTGCCGCTCCTCGCGCTGTGGGGTGACCTCGACTCCGTCATCACCCCCGAGGAGGCGCGCTCGGTCGCCGACGCGGTGCCCGGCGGCATCGGGGTGGAGATCGTGGGCGCGGCACACCTCGCACCCGTCGAGAAGCCGGAGGCCGTTGCATCCGCCCTCATCGACACCTTCATCACGACACCTCGCAAGGGAGCATGA
- a CDS encoding lyase family protein, with protein MTAADDTADLGLLSPQWAGTPIAPATSDAAIVRAMLEAEAALAWAWEDLGFAPAGTAEVVACAADELDVDIAQLAVRSRSGGNPVIPLVKDLRAAVGATDAAASAWVHRGATSQDILDTALMLVAQRALELIRRDTAATATGLMALAGAHRDTLMVSRTLTQHAVPSTFGLKAAGWLGGVAAARRSLARVARSLPVQWGGAGGTLSAYSITGETGTGLAVGERVAARLGLQMSVPWQTQRSPVVELGAALAQAAGAFGKVAIDVLLLARPEFGELGEPIVTGRGGSSAMPQKQNPVLSLLIHSAARQAPALAAELQSSAVAVDERPEGAWHAEWQALRQLLRLAGGAAHAAAELAGGLRVFPEAMRRNLELSGPLIVSERLMLEYGPRVGRDRLQELVTSAAGDPDADLLSLLRGEAALAEVSDETLAASLDPARYVGDAGLIIDRIIDGARAADTEDTE; from the coding sequence GTGACGGCGGCCGACGACACGGCGGACCTCGGACTCCTGTCGCCGCAGTGGGCGGGCACGCCCATTGCCCCCGCGACCTCGGATGCCGCGATCGTGCGGGCGATGCTCGAGGCCGAGGCGGCCCTGGCCTGGGCGTGGGAGGACCTCGGCTTCGCCCCAGCCGGCACGGCCGAGGTCGTCGCCTGCGCGGCCGACGAACTTGACGTCGACATCGCGCAGTTGGCCGTGCGGTCACGCTCGGGCGGCAATCCCGTCATCCCGCTCGTGAAGGACCTGCGGGCTGCTGTCGGAGCGACGGATGCCGCGGCATCCGCCTGGGTGCACCGCGGAGCGACCAGCCAGGACATCCTCGACACGGCCCTCATGCTCGTCGCCCAGCGGGCGCTCGAACTCATCCGCAGGGACACGGCGGCGACGGCGACGGGACTCATGGCGCTCGCCGGCGCGCACCGCGACACGCTCATGGTCTCGCGGACCCTCACGCAGCACGCCGTGCCGAGCACCTTCGGGCTCAAGGCCGCGGGCTGGCTCGGCGGGGTCGCGGCGGCGCGGCGCTCGCTCGCCCGGGTGGCTCGCTCCCTGCCGGTGCAGTGGGGCGGCGCGGGCGGAACGCTCTCGGCGTACTCGATCACCGGCGAGACCGGCACGGGACTCGCGGTCGGGGAGCGCGTGGCCGCACGGCTCGGCCTGCAGATGTCGGTGCCGTGGCAGACGCAGCGGAGCCCGGTCGTAGAACTCGGCGCGGCGCTCGCGCAGGCGGCCGGCGCCTTCGGCAAGGTCGCGATCGACGTGCTGCTGCTCGCGCGCCCCGAGTTCGGAGAGCTCGGCGAACCCATCGTGACGGGCCGCGGTGGCTCATCGGCCATGCCCCAGAAGCAGAACCCCGTGCTCAGCCTGCTCATCCACTCGGCGGCTCGGCAGGCACCCGCGCTCGCGGCCGAACTGCAGTCGAGCGCCGTCGCGGTCGACGAGCGCCCGGAGGGGGCCTGGCACGCCGAGTGGCAGGCGCTGCGACAGTTGCTCCGCCTCGCCGGGGGAGCAGCGCACGCTGCGGCCGAACTCGCGGGTGGGCTTCGGGTGTTCCCCGAGGCGATGCGCCGCAACCTCGAACTGAGCGGACCCCTCATCGTGAGCGAGCGCCTCATGCTCGAGTACGGGCCTCGGGTCGGGCGCGACCGGCTCCAGGAGCTCGTCACGAGCGCCGCTGGCGACCCGGACGCCGACCTCCTCTCGCTGCTGCGCGGCGAGGCGGCGCTCGCCGAGGTGAGCGACGAGACGCTCGCCGCATCGCTCGACCCCGCCCGTTACGTGGGCGACGCGGGCCTCATCATCGACAGGATCATCGACGGGGCCCGCGCGGCCGACACGGAGGACACAGAGTGA
- the pcaG gene encoding protocatechuate 3,4-dioxygenase subunit alpha — MTRLPATPGQTVGPFFGYALPYEGGEQLVDRTHPAAVRLYGRVLDGNGAAIPDAIVEIWQADENGEVSTAEGSLRRDGYTFTGFGRAAVDDNGMFSFTTVEPGATREGALPFFTLIVFARGLLDRLYTRIYLPEAAERATDDAFLSSLGDRAGTLIARRDERGDLVFDVHMQGETETVFLDYRQKD, encoded by the coding sequence ATGACCAGGCTTCCCGCAACCCCCGGCCAGACGGTCGGACCCTTCTTTGGCTATGCGCTGCCCTATGAGGGCGGCGAGCAGCTCGTCGACCGCACGCATCCGGCCGCCGTTCGGCTCTACGGCCGCGTGCTCGACGGAAACGGCGCGGCCATCCCGGATGCGATCGTCGAGATCTGGCAGGCCGACGAGAACGGCGAGGTGTCCACCGCGGAGGGATCGCTCCGCCGCGACGGCTACACCTTCACGGGCTTCGGCCGGGCCGCCGTCGATGACAACGGCATGTTCTCGTTCACGACAGTCGAGCCCGGAGCCACGCGCGAGGGCGCACTGCCCTTCTTCACGCTGATTGTGTTCGCGCGCGGCCTCCTCGACCGTCTCTACACGCGCATCTACCTGCCTGAGGCAGCCGAGCGCGCGACGGATGACGCGTTCCTGTCGTCGCTCGGCGACCGGGCGGGCACGCTCATCGCCCGTCGCGACGAGCGCGGCGACCTCGTCTTCGACGTCCACATGCAGGGCGAGACGGAGACCGTGTTCCTCGACTACCGGCAGAAAGACTGA
- the pcaH gene encoding protocatechuate 3,4-dioxygenase subunit beta — protein sequence MQDVEETQDGPQRSTDPLATTATQDEITAEMQALEQEYRDGVAAGGPVEERTRIDYPPYRSSLLRHPTKSLALADPETIELHSPAFGHRDVSWVESDLTIQHNGDPLGERMVVTGRLLDGDGRPVPGQLIEVWQANSAGRYVHKRDQHPAPLDPNFTGTGRTITDEDGWYRFQTIKPGPYPWRNHSNAWRPAHIHFSVFGTAITQRIVTQMYFPNDPLFALDPIYQSIVDQDARDRLVASYDHSVTSPEWALGYRWDIVLNGSKRTWTEPEEGDH from the coding sequence GTGCAGGACGTCGAGGAGACCCAAGACGGCCCCCAGCGCTCCACCGACCCGCTCGCCACGACTGCGACGCAGGACGAGATCACCGCGGAGATGCAGGCGCTCGAGCAGGAGTACCGCGACGGCGTCGCCGCGGGAGGCCCCGTCGAGGAGCGCACCCGTATCGATTACCCGCCGTACCGCAGTAGCCTCCTGCGCCACCCCACCAAGAGCCTCGCGCTCGCGGACCCCGAGACGATCGAGCTCCATTCGCCCGCCTTCGGCCACCGCGACGTGTCGTGGGTCGAATCCGACCTGACGATCCAGCACAACGGTGACCCGCTCGGCGAGCGCATGGTCGTGACGGGCCGCCTGCTCGACGGCGATGGACGCCCCGTGCCCGGCCAGCTCATCGAGGTGTGGCAGGCGAACTCGGCAGGTCGCTACGTGCACAAGCGTGACCAGCATCCGGCCCCGCTCGACCCGAACTTCACGGGCACGGGCCGCACCATCACGGACGAGGACGGCTGGTACCGGTTCCAAACGATCAAGCCCGGCCCATACCCGTGGCGCAACCACAGCAACGCGTGGCGCCCCGCCCACATTCACTTCTCCGTCTTCGGCACCGCGATCACCCAGCGGATCGTGACGCAGATGTACTTTCCCAACGACCCCTTGTTCGCGCTCGACCCCATCTACCAGTCGATCGTCGACCAGGATGCGCGCGACCGCCTTGTCGCAAGCTACGACCACTCGGTGACCTCGCCGGAGTGGGCACTCGGCTACCGTTGGGACATCGTGCTCAACGGTTCGAAGCGCACGTGGACCGAGCCCGAGGAGGGTGACCACTGA